In Pseudomonadota bacterium, the following are encoded in one genomic region:
- a CDS encoding sorbosone dehydrogenase, with the protein MIVLKAVAACWLGLAVSAQAIADPRCAADNAGLTLPEGFCAWVYADTGSGPRHITVSREGVLYANLGGLLNGKSILALADSDGDGKADKRGHFGEHAGNSIALLDGYLYASMNNMIVRYPIKPGALTPSGVAEVVVEGFPVQRGHRAKTFAIDPLGRAIYVNVGAPSNACQEQARTPGSPGLQPCPQRERQASVWRFRADQLNQQQLVDGVKYASGTRNLIAMAWDNKTRSLYAVQHGRDQLHDLWPHLFTEEQSAELPAEEFLLISRGADFGWPYCYYDPMKKQRVLAPEYGGDGNEAGRCARYTAPVYAFPAHFAPNGLVFYDAEQFPARYRDGAFVAFHGSWNRRPFEQKGFLVAFVPFSNGKPSGEWEIFANGFAGKQFISHPSVADHRPMSVAIGPDGTLYIGDDKGGRIWRVRYVGNERSNAGAAK; encoded by the coding sequence ATGATTGTCCTTAAGGCAGTGGCGGCTTGCTGGCTTGGCCTGGCGGTCAGCGCGCAGGCCATCGCTGATCCGCGGTGCGCCGCAGACAACGCGGGACTCACGCTCCCGGAAGGTTTTTGCGCCTGGGTATACGCGGACACCGGCAGTGGTCCGCGCCACATCACGGTGTCCAGGGAGGGTGTCCTGTACGCCAATCTTGGCGGCCTGCTCAACGGGAAAAGCATCCTGGCACTTGCCGATAGCGACGGGGATGGAAAGGCCGACAAACGGGGACACTTTGGTGAGCATGCCGGCAACAGCATTGCACTGTTGGACGGCTACCTCTACGCCAGCATGAACAACATGATCGTGCGCTATCCGATCAAGCCCGGGGCGCTGACCCCGTCGGGTGTCGCGGAGGTTGTCGTGGAGGGATTCCCGGTTCAGCGCGGGCATCGGGCGAAAACCTTTGCCATCGATCCGCTGGGGAGGGCGATCTACGTCAATGTCGGCGCGCCATCCAACGCCTGCCAGGAGCAGGCCCGCACACCGGGTTCGCCGGGTTTGCAGCCCTGCCCGCAACGCGAACGGCAGGCGAGCGTATGGCGCTTCAGGGCCGATCAGTTGAACCAGCAGCAGTTGGTTGACGGAGTCAAGTATGCCTCCGGAACGCGTAATCTCATCGCGATGGCATGGGACAACAAGACCAGGTCGTTGTACGCGGTTCAGCATGGGCGCGATCAGTTGCACGATCTTTGGCCGCACCTCTTCACCGAGGAACAAAGCGCCGAACTCCCGGCTGAGGAGTTCCTGCTGATATCCCGGGGTGCCGATTTTGGATGGCCCTATTGCTACTACGATCCCATGAAAAAGCAGCGCGTGCTGGCACCGGAGTATGGCGGCGACGGAAACGAAGCCGGTCGATGCGCCCGGTACACGGCGCCTGTCTATGCCTTTCCCGCACACTTTGCCCCCAACGGCCTGGTGTTCTATGACGCCGAGCAGTTTCCCGCGCGGTATCGGGACGGAGCATTTGTTGCTTTCCACGGCTCCTGGAATCGCCGTCCTTTCGAGCAGAAGGGCTTCCTCGTCGCCTTTGTCCCCTTCAGCAATGGCAAACCGTCCGGTGAATGGGAGATCTTCGCCAATGGTTTCGCGGGCAAGCAGTTCATCAGCCATCCAAGCGTGGCCGATCACCGGCCGATGAGCGTGGCTATCGGCCCGGATGGAACGCTCTATATCGGTGATGACAAAGGCGGAC
- a CDS encoding PilZ domain-containing protein, with protein MNNEEGTMSSRHSERVGTSLPVLIRTSGGCLVPGVVRNLGTRGLFVQTNRSLPVNSQVVVTLDLSRQNSTRREHFMGTVIHGQNGGIGLHADDHEVSVREAILHCAGQSSIDGQVSRWFVTHSSTH; from the coding sequence ATGAATAATGAGGAGGGCACCATGAGTTCTCGACACAGCGAGCGCGTTGGGACATCGCTTCCTGTACTGATTCGCACCAGCGGCGGCTGCCTGGTACCCGGGGTCGTTCGCAATCTCGGGACCCGCGGGCTGTTCGTGCAGACCAATCGCTCCTTGCCGGTCAATTCACAAGTCGTTGTGACCCTCGATCTGAGCCGGCAGAACAGCACGCGTCGCGAGCATTTTATGGGGACGGTCATCCATGGCCAGAATGGCGGCATCGGCCTGCACGCAGACGATCACGAAGTCTCGGTTCGAGAAGCCATCCTGCACTGCGCCGGTCAATCATCCATCGATGGGCAGGTGAGTCGCTGGTTCGTCACGCACAGCAGCACCCATTAA
- a CDS encoding TrpB-like pyridoxal phosphate-dependent enzyme encodes MNDTVKYLLGEDQIPKYWYNIAADLPQPMVPPLHPGTGQPIGPDDLAPLFPMGLIMQEVSAEREIEIPEPVRDVLKQWRPAPMYRARRLEKALGTPAKIYYKYEGVSPSGSHKPNTAVAQAFYNKEEGVKKLSTETGAGQWGSSLAFAGSVFGLEVLVYMVKISYQQKPYRRALMETYGAKCIPSPSDTTDSGRSILAKNPNSNGSLGIAISEAVEVAAKNDDTKYALGSVLNHVLLHQTIIGQEAIKQMDMAGDYPDIVIGCAGGGSNFAGIAFPFLGEKLRGGSDVRLIAVEPAACPTLTRGVYAYDFGDTVHLTPLVKMHTLGNTFMPPGFHAGGLRYHGMAPLVSHIKELGFLEARAVHQNPCFAAGVQFARAEGIVPAPESTHAVRVAIDEALRCKAEGKSETILFNLSGHGHFDMAAYTDYFAGVLEDQDYDQAALAAALAELPQVATG; translated from the coding sequence ATGAACGATACCGTCAAATATCTGTTGGGTGAGGATCAGATCCCCAAGTACTGGTACAACATCGCCGCCGATCTGCCGCAGCCGATGGTGCCGCCGTTGCACCCGGGAACCGGGCAGCCGATCGGTCCTGACGATCTCGCGCCCCTGTTCCCCATGGGGTTGATCATGCAGGAGGTCAGTGCCGAGCGGGAGATCGAGATTCCCGAGCCGGTGCGCGACGTCCTCAAGCAATGGCGTCCGGCACCGATGTATCGCGCGCGCCGCCTCGAGAAAGCGCTGGGTACACCGGCAAAGATCTACTACAAGTACGAAGGTGTCAGCCCCTCCGGCAGCCACAAGCCCAATACCGCTGTCGCACAGGCGTTCTACAACAAAGAGGAAGGCGTCAAAAAGCTGAGTACCGAGACCGGTGCAGGACAATGGGGTTCCTCGCTGGCGTTTGCCGGATCCGTGTTTGGGCTCGAAGTGCTGGTCTACATGGTGAAGATCAGCTACCAGCAGAAACCCTACCGCCGGGCGCTGATGGAGACCTATGGCGCGAAGTGCATTCCCAGCCCCAGCGACACCACCGATTCGGGGCGGTCCATTCTCGCCAAGAACCCCAATTCCAATGGCAGTCTCGGTATCGCCATCTCCGAAGCCGTTGAGGTCGCGGCCAAGAACGACGATACCAAGTATGCGCTGGGCAGCGTGTTGAACCACGTCCTGCTGCATCAGACCATCATCGGGCAGGAGGCGATCAAGCAGATGGACATGGCCGGCGACTACCCGGATATCGTCATCGGCTGCGCGGGCGGTGGCAGTAATTTCGCCGGTATCGCTTTCCCGTTCCTCGGTGAGAAGCTGCGCGGAGGCTCCGACGTGCGCCTCATTGCCGTCGAACCGGCCGCCTGCCCCACGCTCACGCGCGGTGTCTATGCGTACGATTTCGGCGACACGGTGCATCTGACACCGCTCGTCAAGATGCATACCCTGGGCAACACCTTTATGCCGCCGGGTTTTCATGCCGGCGGATTACGCTACCACGGCATGGCGCCGTTGGTCAGTCACATCAAAGAGCTGGGCTTTCTCGAAGCGCGGGCCGTTCATCAGAACCCCTGTTTCGCGGCTGGCGTGCAGTTCGCCCGCGCGGAAGGCATCGTGCCGGCACCGGAAAGCACCCACGCGGTGCGCGTTGCCATCGACGAGGCGCTGCGCTGCAAAGCGGAAGGGAAATCGGAGACGATACTCTTCAACCTCTCCGGGCACGGTCACTTCGATATGGCGGCGTACACCGACTATTTCGCGGGTGTGCTGGAGGATCAGGACTACGATCAGGCTGCCCTGGCTGCTGCCCTGGCCGAGCTGCCACAAGTCGCTACCGGATGA
- a CDS encoding indolepyruvate ferredoxin oxidoreductase family protein, with product MPETGISKVAAYAIQDGRAYFTGVEALAQLLVVQSQRDAAAGWNTAGFVSGYRGSPLGGMDRTFWRWQEYLSAHRIRFQPAINEELAATAVLGTQQLTLHPGAQREGVFAMWYGKGPGLDRAGDALKHANSLGTSPRGGALVVVGDDHGAVSSSMAHQCEQAMASWMMPVLHPASIREYLEFGLLGFAMSRYSGCYVGFKAVSSVVETAASVALDAPDLVIREPDDFAIPAEGVHIRWPDPQLAQEARLQLIKLPAAQAFARANRIDRLIWETPQARLGIVATGKAYADLRQALAALDIDEQRANELGLRLYKVGMPWPLEPVGAQQFAQGLQRLLVVEEKRPLVETQLKELLYGLPEGERPAIHGKHDAAGMPLLPATGELDAALLAQVLAQWLALGQGEERRPQTYLQLLEVKQTQCAQLPKVARSPYFCAGCPHNVSTTVPEGSRALAGTGCHLMVVGMQRDTSSLLHMGGEGVNWVGQAPFTSEKHIFQNLGDGTYVHSGHLAIRQAVAAGVNITYKILYNDAVAMTGGQPLEGNPSVAAISQQIYHEGVKRIAIISQEPEALSRAALPPGITLHHRRELEALQEELRQYPGVSALIYDWTCATERRRRRKRGEEAPARMRAFINQAVCEGCGDCVLASNCVALVSEATPLGWKRRIDQSACNDDFACVDAYCPAIVTLEGAEPQASVPSHALLAREVPQPEAGTHGGVFNLLLAGAGGSGVVTVGRVLGMAAHLEGKASTVLDFTGLAQKGGQVLTHVRIAPGYFELHGARIPMADADVLLAGDMVSATGAEVAGCTRAGVTTVLVNNHDTPTAADVLNPHQVPDGSARQEHIASAFGEDNVQFVDASRLAAQVTGESIGANLLLLGYAYQLGEIPLKLTSILEAIERNGVAIEANQLSFHVGRLAAHDFGDLEQLCDLGAADEAATDEALEDLIQRYAGYLTDYQNRAYANRYTQLVKQVMAADARMSDEPGPLSIAVARSYFRLLSYKDEYEVARLHTDPRYRDSLNARFGAKVRPHYHLAVPLLPGRDSRTGGAQKRTLGPWFTVMLQLLSRLRVVRGTLFDILGWQRERRIERRLIDEFERDISRLLSLVTSENYDEAVKLAALPQQIAGFGPVKMRSIKATAEQQQDMRTSLFGTSQPDGPQSRMTAEGLIFGNQ from the coding sequence ATGCCGGAAACCGGAATCTCAAAGGTGGCGGCCTACGCCATTCAAGATGGTCGCGCTTACTTCACAGGCGTAGAGGCTCTCGCCCAGTTGCTGGTCGTGCAGAGCCAGCGTGATGCTGCTGCCGGCTGGAACACCGCCGGTTTCGTATCCGGTTACCGGGGTTCACCCCTGGGGGGGATGGATCGCACGTTCTGGCGCTGGCAAGAGTACCTGAGCGCGCACCGCATTCGCTTCCAGCCCGCCATCAATGAGGAACTCGCTGCAACCGCCGTGCTGGGAACCCAGCAGCTCACCCTCCATCCTGGCGCGCAACGCGAAGGCGTCTTCGCCATGTGGTACGGCAAAGGCCCCGGTCTGGATCGCGCCGGAGACGCCCTCAAGCATGCCAACTCGCTCGGGACCTCGCCCAGAGGCGGTGCGCTGGTGGTGGTGGGCGACGATCACGGTGCGGTCTCATCCAGCATGGCGCATCAATGCGAGCAGGCGATGGCCTCGTGGATGATGCCGGTGCTCCATCCCGCGAGCATCCGCGAATATCTTGAGTTTGGTCTGCTCGGTTTCGCCATGTCGCGCTACTCGGGTTGCTACGTGGGCTTCAAGGCGGTTTCTTCGGTGGTGGAGACGGCGGCCTCCGTAGCTCTCGATGCCCCCGATCTGGTGATCCGCGAACCCGATGATTTCGCCATTCCCGCAGAAGGCGTGCATATCCGCTGGCCCGATCCCCAACTCGCCCAGGAGGCGCGCCTGCAGTTGATCAAGCTGCCGGCGGCGCAGGCCTTCGCACGCGCCAATCGTATCGATCGCCTCATCTGGGAGACACCGCAGGCGCGCCTGGGCATTGTCGCGACCGGCAAGGCCTACGCCGATCTGAGGCAGGCGCTGGCTGCGTTGGACATCGACGAGCAGCGGGCCAATGAGCTGGGGCTGCGCCTCTACAAGGTGGGGATGCCGTGGCCGCTGGAGCCGGTCGGGGCGCAACAGTTTGCGCAGGGACTCCAGCGCCTCCTGGTGGTCGAGGAGAAGCGGCCCCTGGTCGAGACGCAATTGAAGGAGTTGCTCTACGGGCTCCCCGAGGGGGAACGCCCTGCCATACACGGCAAACACGATGCCGCCGGTATGCCCCTGCTGCCGGCAACCGGCGAGCTCGACGCCGCGCTTCTGGCGCAGGTGTTGGCGCAATGGCTTGCTCTGGGGCAGGGTGAGGAGCGCCGGCCGCAAACCTATCTTCAGCTCCTCGAAGTCAAGCAGACGCAGTGCGCGCAACTGCCCAAGGTGGCACGCTCGCCGTACTTCTGCGCCGGCTGCCCGCACAACGTCTCGACCACGGTTCCCGAGGGCAGTCGCGCGCTGGCGGGAACGGGTTGCCATCTGATGGTGGTCGGCATGCAGCGCGACACCAGCAGCCTGCTGCATATGGGGGGCGAGGGCGTGAACTGGGTGGGGCAGGCGCCGTTCACCAGTGAGAAGCACATCTTTCAGAATCTCGGTGATGGCACCTACGTTCATTCCGGTCACCTGGCCATCCGCCAGGCGGTCGCCGCCGGTGTCAATATCACCTACAAAATTCTCTACAACGATGCGGTGGCGATGACCGGCGGCCAGCCGCTCGAGGGGAATCCCTCGGTGGCCGCGATCAGCCAGCAGATCTATCACGAGGGGGTGAAACGGATCGCGATCATCAGCCAGGAACCGGAGGCGCTGTCGCGTGCGGCCCTGCCGCCGGGGATCACCCTGCACCATCGCCGCGAACTGGAGGCGCTGCAGGAGGAGTTGCGCCAGTACCCGGGTGTTTCTGCCCTGATCTACGACTGGACCTGCGCCACGGAACGCCGGCGGCGACGCAAACGCGGCGAGGAAGCCCCGGCACGCATGCGCGCGTTCATCAATCAGGCGGTCTGCGAGGGGTGCGGCGATTGTGTGCTGGCTTCCAACTGCGTGGCGCTGGTCTCCGAAGCGACGCCGCTGGGGTGGAAACGGCGCATCGATCAATCCGCCTGCAACGACGATTTCGCCTGCGTTGACGCCTATTGTCCAGCCATCGTCACGCTGGAGGGTGCGGAGCCGCAGGCATCAGTGCCGAGCCACGCGTTGCTGGCGCGGGAGGTGCCGCAGCCCGAGGCGGGCACGCATGGTGGTGTATTTAATCTGCTGCTGGCAGGCGCCGGAGGATCGGGCGTGGTGACCGTGGGGCGGGTCCTCGGCATGGCCGCCCATTTGGAGGGCAAGGCCTCCACGGTGCTGGATTTCACCGGCCTGGCGCAGAAGGGCGGGCAGGTGCTGACGCACGTGCGCATTGCGCCCGGCTATTTCGAGCTTCACGGGGCGCGGATACCGATGGCTGATGCCGATGTGCTCCTGGCGGGTGACATGGTCTCGGCGACCGGAGCGGAAGTGGCGGGTTGTACGCGCGCCGGCGTCACGACGGTACTGGTCAACAACCATGACACGCCCACCGCCGCCGATGTGCTGAATCCTCATCAGGTGCCCGACGGCTCCGCCAGGCAGGAGCACATCGCCAGCGCCTTCGGTGAGGACAACGTCCAGTTTGTGGACGCGTCGCGATTGGCCGCCCAGGTTACGGGCGAGAGCATCGGCGCTAATCTGCTGCTGCTCGGATATGCCTATCAGTTGGGGGAGATCCCGCTCAAACTGACATCGATCCTCGAGGCGATAGAGCGTAACGGCGTTGCCATCGAAGCCAACCAACTGAGCTTTCATGTCGGGCGACTGGCAGCGCACGATTTCGGTGATCTCGAGCAGCTGTGTGATTTGGGCGCGGCGGATGAGGCGGCCACCGATGAAGCGCTGGAGGATTTGATACAGAGGTACGCCGGCTATCTGACGGACTACCAGAACCGCGCTTACGCCAATCGCTACACGCAGCTGGTGAAACAGGTCATGGCGGCCGATGCCAGGATGAGCGACGAGCCCGGACCGCTGAGCATTGCGGTAGCGCGCTCCTATTTTCGTTTGCTAAGTTACAAGGACGAATACGAGGTGGCTCGGCTGCACACGGATCCGCGGTACCGGGATTCCCTGAACGCGCGGTTCGGTGCTAAGGTGAGACCTCATTACCATTTGGCGGTGCCCTTGCTTCCGGGGCGTGACAGCCGAACCGGCGGTGCGCAGAAACGGACGCTGGGGCCCTGGTTTACGGTGATGCTGCAGTTGCTGAGTCGGCTGCGGGTGGTGCGCGGGACGTTATTCGACATTCTCGGCTGGCAGCGGGAACGGCGGATCGAGCGGCGGCTGATCGATGAATTTGAACGGGATATAAGCAGACTTCTATCGCTAGTGACTTCAGAGAATTACGACGAGGCGGTTAAACTGGCGGCACTGCCCCAGCAAATCGCCGGGTTTGGGCCGGTAAAAATGCGCAGCATAAAAGCAACCGCCGAGCAGCAGCAGGATATGCGCACCAGCCTGTTCGGGACCAGTCAACCCGATGGTCCGCAATCGCGAATGACCGCCGAAGGTCTGATCTTCGGAAACCAGTGA
- a CDS encoding Lrp/AsnC family transcriptional regulator — protein sequence MKTDSKQPQLDASDLRILTELQRNGRLSIAELSERIGLSTTPCWRRVRMLEESGVISRYTAVVNAQALGIALDVFVEVSLDLHQAAAFEKVIDERDEVVECYAVTGDRDYLLHVMVADMDACDRFLRDELIHFPGVQRVSTRLALKPIKQSAGVPLRILP from the coding sequence ATGAAAACTGATTCCAAACAACCCCAGCTCGATGCCAGCGATCTGCGCATCCTGACGGAACTGCAACGCAACGGACGGCTGTCGATCGCCGAGCTCTCCGAGCGCATCGGCCTCTCGACCACACCGTGCTGGCGGCGGGTGCGAATGCTGGAAGAGTCGGGCGTGATCAGTCGCTACACGGCCGTGGTCAACGCCCAGGCACTGGGAATCGCGCTCGATGTCTTCGTCGAGGTCTCGCTCGATCTGCATCAGGCGGCCGCCTTCGAAAAAGTCATCGATGAGCGCGACGAGGTGGTGGAATGCTACGCGGTAACAGGGGATCGGGATTATCTGCTCCACGTGATGGTGGCGGATATGGATGCCTGCGACCGTTTCCTACGGGATGAGTTGATCCATTTTCCTGGCGTGCAGCGCGTCAGCACCCGTCTCGCCCTCAAGCCAATCAAACAGAGCGCCGGTGTACCCTTGCGCATACTCCCTTAG
- a CDS encoding TRAP transporter large permease yields MEWSTALLLLLGTLMLLMAMGLPVAFAFLGVNILGAAVFLGGEAGLSQLPRNAMASLATFTLAPIPLFVAMGEILFHTGVAFKAIEAVDRLVSRVPGRLSVVSVLGGTLFSSLSGSTLANTAVLGGLLLPDMLKRGYHPSIAMGPIMATGGIAMLIPPSALAVLLGSLAGISISKLLIAGIIPGLMMSAIFLVYVVGRCGLDRSLAPRDDARQVMSPWARWRPFLINVVPLLGLFALVVGSILAGWATPTESAAVGFVGAVIAAAAYRGLTFKALIKSLRATAKISVMILFIIVASVTFSQILAFSGATDGLLRLIEGTDASLLVTLVIMLAILLLLGAFMDQVSMIMITIPFFIPLAATQGIDLLWLGVLMLIAMEVSFTTPPFGLLLYVMKAVAPPSISMRQVWVAALPFIGLELLVLVALVAFPALALWLPSQIG; encoded by the coding sequence ATGGAGTGGTCTACCGCGTTACTCCTGTTGTTGGGAACACTCATGTTGCTGATGGCGATGGGTCTGCCCGTAGCTTTCGCTTTTTTGGGGGTCAATATTCTGGGTGCCGCTGTTTTTCTGGGCGGCGAGGCGGGGCTGAGCCAACTGCCGCGCAACGCCATGGCATCGCTCGCAACCTTCACGTTGGCTCCCATCCCTCTGTTCGTCGCCATGGGCGAGATCCTTTTCCACACCGGCGTGGCGTTCAAAGCCATCGAGGCGGTTGATCGACTGGTATCACGTGTGCCGGGTCGGTTGTCCGTGGTATCGGTTTTGGGTGGCACCCTGTTCTCATCGCTTTCCGGTTCGACATTGGCCAACACTGCGGTACTGGGTGGTCTGCTGCTGCCGGACATGTTGAAGCGGGGATACCATCCGTCGATCGCCATGGGTCCGATCATGGCGACGGGCGGTATCGCGATGTTGATTCCACCCTCGGCCCTGGCTGTGTTGCTCGGTAGTTTGGCAGGCATTTCGATCTCGAAACTGCTGATCGCGGGGATTATCCCCGGCTTGATGATGAGCGCTATCTTCCTGGTCTACGTGGTGGGGCGCTGTGGTTTGGATCGGTCGCTCGCGCCACGCGACGACGCTCGCCAGGTAATGTCGCCATGGGCACGTTGGCGGCCGTTTCTTATCAACGTCGTACCACTGCTGGGACTGTTTGCCTTGGTGGTGGGCAGTATTCTCGCGGGGTGGGCGACTCCCACGGAATCAGCGGCGGTTGGTTTCGTCGGTGCGGTGATCGCAGCGGCAGCCTATCGCGGTCTCACCTTCAAAGCGCTGATCAAATCGTTGCGGGCAACGGCAAAGATCTCGGTGATGATCCTGTTCATCATTGTCGCCTCGGTCACCTTCTCGCAGATTCTGGCGTTTTCCGGGGCGACGGATGGGCTGCTGCGATTGATCGAGGGAACGGATGCCTCTCTGCTCGTGACCCTGGTGATCATGTTGGCGATTCTCCTGCTGCTCGGTGCCTTCATGGATCAGGTGAGCATGATCATGATCACCATCCCCTTCTTTATCCCACTGGCCGCAACGCAGGGCATCGATCTTCTCTGGCTCGGCGTATTGATGCTGATTGCCATGGAGGTGAGTTTCACCACACCACCCTTCGGATTGCTGCTCTATGTGATGAAGGCGGTGGCTCCGCCGTCCATTTCCATGCGCCAGGTCTGGGTGGCCGCCTTACCATTTATCGGGCTCGAGCTGCTGGTATTGGTGGCTCTCGTCGCGTTCCCGGCGTTAGCGTTGTGGTTGCCTTCCCAGATTGGGTAG
- a CDS encoding TRAP transporter small permease — protein MRKLMPLYDRFLETLGICAGLVLAVIAALIALDVLIRNLGVGNFPWLIEVAEYGLYVSTFMAAPWVLHLGGHVRVDVLVTLLPDRAARILDFVINAIGLGICLTLLYYGAKAAQDAHFIGSMIFKELVIPEWALLSVIPVACMLLAFEFLLRLLRIGPESSVSEVDEVLSSERL, from the coding sequence ATGCGCAAACTGATGCCGCTCTATGACCGATTTCTGGAAACGCTAGGCATATGCGCGGGCCTGGTTCTTGCGGTTATCGCTGCGCTGATCGCTCTGGATGTGCTCATCCGTAATCTGGGTGTCGGCAACTTTCCCTGGTTGATCGAGGTCGCTGAGTACGGACTCTATGTTTCGACCTTCATGGCGGCGCCGTGGGTGCTGCACCTCGGGGGTCACGTGCGCGTGGATGTATTGGTGACCTTGTTGCCGGACAGGGCTGCCAGGATTCTGGATTTCGTGATCAATGCGATCGGTTTGGGTATTTGCCTGACGCTCCTCTATTACGGCGCGAAAGCGGCACAGGATGCGCACTTCATTGGCTCGATGATTTTCAAGGAGTTGGTGATTCCTGAATGGGCGTTGCTGTCGGTAATACCGGTGGCCTGCATGCTATTGGCCTTTGAGTTTCTGCTGCGCTTGCTGCGTATCGGGCCGGAAAGCAGCGTCAGCGAAGTGGACGAAGTGTTGTCCAGCGAGAGACTGTAG
- a CDS encoding ABC transporter substrate-binding protein produces MPLLAVTLLVSPAGAEEVTLKGVSAFAQGTNFSKQFEKFIDLVNQQGKGVVQINYVGGGGKVMNPFELGNAVRTGVVHIGNLPGSFYTNIMPEADALKMTTHNVTELRASGAYDYLESLHNQKANAHLLGRHKSKAPFHLYLNKPIKSRDLTGLKIRTTPIYRAFFASMGASLVRTAPGEVFTALERGVVDGYGWPIQGIFDLGWHEVTKYRVDPGFYASAVEVLVNKDRWDSLTDAQRSVLTAAAEQMEREGDAMDLELNKSETERQKQQGIQTIAFTGDEGKRYLKDADEKAWEAIVKTSPEHGGKLQELLSK; encoded by the coding sequence ATGCCTCTGCTGGCGGTGACATTGCTGGTAAGTCCGGCTGGTGCCGAGGAGGTAACCCTCAAGGGAGTAAGTGCATTCGCGCAGGGCACCAATTTCTCCAAACAGTTCGAGAAATTTATCGACCTGGTCAACCAGCAGGGTAAGGGTGTCGTCCAGATCAACTACGTGGGCGGTGGCGGAAAGGTGATGAATCCCTTTGAGTTGGGTAATGCGGTGCGAACCGGCGTGGTGCATATCGGCAATCTGCCGGGTTCCTTCTATACCAATATCATGCCGGAGGCGGATGCACTCAAGATGACGACGCACAATGTTACGGAGTTGCGGGCGAGTGGTGCCTACGATTATCTGGAGTCGTTACATAACCAGAAAGCCAACGCTCATCTGTTGGGTCGGCATAAAAGCAAGGCGCCTTTCCATCTGTATCTCAACAAGCCGATCAAGAGCCGTGATCTCACCGGACTGAAGATTCGCACCACACCCATCTACCGTGCATTTTTTGCATCGATGGGTGCGAGTCTGGTGCGCACCGCGCCCGGCGAGGTATTCACCGCGCTCGAGAGAGGTGTGGTGGATGGTTACGGATGGCCGATTCAGGGCATATTCGATCTGGGGTGGCATGAGGTCACCAAGTATCGCGTCGATCCTGGCTTCTACGCTTCAGCGGTGGAGGTTCTTGTCAACAAGGACCGATGGGATTCGCTGACCGATGCACAGCGCTCTGTGTTAACGGCGGCTGCTGAACAGATGGAACGCGAAGGTGATGCAATGGATCTCGAATTGAACAAGAGCGAGACCGAGCGGCAAAAGCAGCAGGGTATTCAGACTATCGCCTTTACCGGCGACGAAGGGAAAAGATACTTGAAGGACGCCGATGAAAAAGCTTGGGAGGCCATTGTTAAGACCAGTCCCGAGCATGGCGGTAAACTCCAGGAGCTGCTCAGCAAGTAA
- the lipA gene encoding lipoyl synthase, whose translation MTVDSVPKKPVVPGEKLRSADKVARIPVKVIPADKPLPKPPWLRIKLPSHSQQQKVRDLLRDNTLHTVCEEAACPNLAECFGKGTATFMIMGDICTRRCPFCDVAHGRPLALDRDEPQRLAETVQKMKLRYVVITSVDRDDLADGGAGHYAECMVAVRAANAGIKIETLVPDFRGRMEKALARLAATPPDVFNHNLESVPRVYKQVRPGADYRWSLELLQQFKAMHPGIPTKSGLMLGLGERNEEIVEVMKDLRANGVNMLTLGQYLQPSPHHLPVARYVTPEEFAELKQVGEDLGFAHVASGPFVRSSYHADLQASGVV comes from the coding sequence ATGACGGTTGATTCCGTACCGAAGAAACCCGTGGTGCCCGGCGAGAAACTGCGCAGCGCCGACAAGGTGGCGCGCATTCCGGTCAAGGTGATCCCCGCTGACAAACCGTTGCCGAAACCGCCGTGGCTGCGGATTAAATTGCCCAGCCACTCGCAGCAGCAAAAGGTCCGTGATCTGCTGCGCGACAACACGCTGCATACGGTCTGCGAGGAGGCGGCCTGCCCCAATCTTGCCGAGTGCTTCGGCAAGGGCACGGCGACCTTCATGATCATGGGTGATATCTGCACGCGCCGTTGCCCGTTCTGCGACGTCGCCCACGGGCGACCGCTGGCGCTGGATCGCGACGAACCGCAGCGGCTGGCCGAGACGGTGCAAAAAATGAAACTGCGCTACGTCGTCATCACGTCGGTGGACCGCGATGACCTGGCGGACGGCGGTGCCGGCCATTATGCCGAGTGCATGGTGGCGGTGCGCGCGGCCAATGCCGGTATAAAGATCGAAACACTCGTTCCCGATTTTCGCGGCCGGATGGAAAAAGCGTTGGCGCGACTAGCCGCAACGCCACCCGATGTCTTCAATCACAATCTGGAGAGCGTGCCGAGGGTCTACAAACAGGTGCGCCCAGGTGCTGATTACCGCTGGTCGCTTGAACTGCTCCAGCAGTTCAAGGCCATGCATCCCGGTATTCCCACCAAATCGGGCTTGATGCTGGGTTTGGGCGAGCGCAACGAGGAGATCGTGGAGGTGATGAAAGACCTGCGCGCTAACGGCGTCAATATGCTCACCCTGGGGCAGTACCTGCAGCCCAGTCCGCATCACCTGCCGGTTGCTCGTTATGTAACGCCGGAGGAGTTTGCAGAGCTAAAGCAGGTCGGCGAGGATCTGGGCTTTGCGCATGTGGCCAGCGGGCCGTTCGTGCGTTCGTCCTATCATGCCGATCTGCAGGCAAGCGGAGTAGTCTGA